Proteins from a genomic interval of Amycolatopsis sp. cg13:
- a CDS encoding DUF3291 domain-containing protein, whose product MTEHHLAQLNVGILKFPLADARMHGFTSMLDTLNEVADNAPGFVWRLVEDGGNDATAIRTSLGDDVLVNMSVWETRDALWDYVYRSGHLDMLRRRSEWFELPKAPFQVLWWVPAGHVPTVEEAVERLELLRGKGPSPSAFGFRDGYLPEGAASAP is encoded by the coding sequence GTGACGGAACATCACCTCGCCCAGCTCAACGTGGGCATCCTGAAATTCCCGCTCGCGGACGCCCGCATGCACGGCTTCACGTCGATGCTCGACACGCTCAACGAGGTCGCCGACAACGCGCCCGGCTTCGTGTGGCGCCTGGTCGAGGACGGCGGCAACGACGCCACCGCGATCCGGACCTCGCTCGGCGACGATGTCCTGGTGAACATGTCGGTGTGGGAAACCCGCGACGCCTTGTGGGACTACGTCTACCGCAGCGGCCACCTGGACATGCTGCGCCGCCGCTCGGAGTGGTTCGAACTGCCGAAGGCCCCGTTCCAGGTGCTGTGGTGGGTTCCCGCCGGGCACGTCCCGACGGTCGAGGAGGCCGTCGAGCGGCTCGAACTGTTGCGGGGGAAGGGGCCCTCGCCGAGCGCGTTCGGTTTCCGGGACGGCTATCTGCCCGAAGGCGCCGCCTCCGCGCCGTGA
- a CDS encoding ABC transporter permease: MSVSVVRRAARTGRARLGLGLLAAIAFIVVFGPLLAPWPPTAIVAPPLEGPSAEFPLGTDLLGRDVFSRLLSGGGTLTWMTLLATGIGVVLGALIGLAAAYRDGLADTVLMRAMDIVLSFPETIFVLVFVAAFGRHPLLTASLVGVAFAPGVSRVLRGAALPVLDSEYVLWAKANGLPGRQIVLGEVLPGVTSPLMVETGMRLVWAVTAIASLNYLGFGITPPAPDWGLMVSENQDGLAVAPLPVLAPIVLILMMALGGNLVAESVARTVSRTEGKS; encoded by the coding sequence ATGAGCGTTTCGGTGGTGCGCCGTGCGGCCCGGACCGGTCGTGCGCGGCTCGGGCTCGGGTTGCTCGCCGCGATCGCCTTCATCGTCGTCTTCGGCCCGCTGCTCGCACCGTGGCCGCCGACCGCCATCGTCGCGCCTCCGCTGGAGGGACCGAGCGCGGAATTCCCGTTGGGCACCGACCTTTTGGGCCGGGACGTGTTCAGCCGCCTGCTGTCCGGCGGCGGCACCTTGACCTGGATGACGCTCCTCGCCACCGGAATCGGCGTGGTCCTCGGGGCGCTCATCGGCTTGGCCGCGGCCTACCGGGACGGCCTCGCCGACACCGTCCTCATGCGAGCGATGGACATCGTGCTGAGTTTTCCGGAGACCATCTTCGTGCTGGTGTTCGTGGCCGCGTTCGGCCGCCATCCGCTGCTCACCGCGTCGCTCGTCGGAGTCGCGTTCGCCCCCGGCGTCTCCCGCGTGCTGCGCGGCGCGGCACTGCCGGTGCTCGACAGCGAGTATGTGTTGTGGGCCAAGGCGAACGGCCTGCCCGGGCGGCAGATCGTCCTCGGCGAGGTACTGCCCGGCGTGACGTCGCCGCTGATGGTGGAAACCGGGATGCGGCTGGTGTGGGCGGTCACCGCGATCGCGTCGCTGAACTATCTCGGGTTCGGCATCACGCCGCCCGCGCCGGATTGGGGGCTCATGGTCAGCGAGAACCAGGACGGCCTGGCCGTCGCGCCGCTGCCGGTGCTGGCGCCGATCGTGCTGATCCTCATGATGGCGCTCGGCGGCAACCTCGTGGCCGAGTCCGTCGCCCGGACGGTCAGCCGCACGGAAGGAAAGAGCTGA
- a CDS encoding pyridoxamine 5'-phosphate oxidase family protein — translation MGTKQRAQIEMTPEEVSAYLSAQRTATLVSLGPGGHPHAVAMWFAVLDGVLWFETKAKAQKAVNLRRDPRVTVLIEDGLTYDVLRGVSLEGRAEVVDDPDALWAVGVNIWERYHGEYTDEVKPMVEFMLRKRVAVRVDVERVRSWDHRKLGLPPMPLAGSTAPQPPAS, via the coding sequence ATGGGAACCAAGCAGCGAGCGCAGATCGAGATGACGCCCGAGGAGGTGTCGGCCTACCTTTCCGCCCAGCGCACCGCGACGCTGGTGTCACTCGGCCCCGGCGGGCATCCGCACGCGGTCGCGATGTGGTTCGCGGTCCTCGACGGCGTGCTGTGGTTCGAAACGAAAGCCAAGGCGCAGAAGGCAGTCAACCTGCGCCGCGACCCGCGCGTCACGGTGCTGATCGAGGACGGCCTGACCTACGACGTCCTGCGCGGCGTCTCGCTGGAGGGCCGCGCGGAGGTCGTCGACGATCCGGACGCGCTCTGGGCGGTCGGGGTCAACATCTGGGAGCGTTACCACGGCGAGTACACCGACGAAGTGAAACCGATGGTGGAATTCATGCTCCGCAAGCGGGTCGCGGTCCGCGTCGACGTGGAGCGGGTCCGTTCGTGGGACCACCGCAAGCTCGGGCTGCCCCCGATGCCGCTCGCCGGATCGACCGCCCCGCAACCGCCCGCCAGCTGA
- a CDS encoding dihydrofolate reductase family protein → MSISLDGFVAGPGQSRDEPLGVRGRELHGWHIGDPRANDADKTATSWLMRPRGAYVMGRNMFGPVRGDWDEDWSGWWGAEPPYHAPVFVLTHHAHEPIPMEGGTTFYFVTDGFDAAYAAASEAAGDKGVDIAGGASTVRQALNAGVIDELTLDIAPVLLGSGERMFDGVESFGFEPVEVLHSPLTTHIRYRRVSED, encoded by the coding sequence ATGTCGATTTCGCTGGACGGCTTCGTCGCCGGGCCGGGGCAGAGCCGGGACGAGCCGCTCGGGGTGCGGGGGCGGGAGTTGCACGGCTGGCACATCGGCGATCCCCGGGCGAACGACGCCGACAAGACCGCCACCAGCTGGCTCATGCGTCCTCGCGGCGCGTACGTGATGGGGCGGAACATGTTCGGCCCCGTCCGCGGCGACTGGGACGAGGACTGGTCCGGCTGGTGGGGTGCCGAACCGCCGTATCACGCGCCGGTTTTCGTGTTGACTCATCACGCTCACGAGCCGATCCCGATGGAGGGCGGGACGACGTTCTACTTCGTCACGGACGGCTTCGATGCTGCTTATGCGGCAGCGTCCGAGGCTGCGGGGGACAAGGGAGTCGACATCGCTGGCGGGGCGTCGACCGTTCGGCAGGCGCTGAACGCTGGGGTGATTGATGAGCTCACGCTCGACATCGCGCCTGTTCTGCTCGGGTCGGGCGAGCGCATGTTCGACGGGGTGGAGTCCTTCGGCTTCGAGCCTGTCGAGGTGCTGCATTCGCCGTTGACCACGCACATTCGCTACCGCCGGGTCAGCGAGGACTGA
- a CDS encoding MarR family winged helix-turn-helix transcriptional regulator has translation MRRAPQESEPMGDEAITRLARAAYRLSAADSRLRGRATRSAEALSLAHARALKSLAEHGPMTVNQLAGHVETTGAAVTQLVNGLANAGYVTRERAASGDRRTSIVALTDTGRRRHEEREQVLAAGLRELTEDLDEHAIDAAGVVLDRLAALYDRL, from the coding sequence ATGCGGCGGGCACCACAGGAGAGCGAACCGATGGGCGACGAGGCGATCACCCGGCTGGCGCGAGCCGCTTACCGGCTCAGCGCGGCCGATTCCCGGCTGCGCGGCCGCGCGACCCGCAGCGCCGAAGCCCTTTCGCTCGCGCATGCCCGCGCGCTCAAGAGCCTCGCCGAACACGGGCCGATGACGGTCAACCAGCTCGCCGGGCACGTCGAAACGACCGGAGCCGCAGTCACTCAACTGGTCAACGGCCTCGCCAACGCCGGTTATGTCACGCGCGAACGGGCCGCTTCCGGAGACCGCCGCACGTCGATCGTCGCCTTGACCGACACGGGCCGACGACGACACGAGGAGCGAGAGCAAGTCCTCGCCGCAGGCTTGCGCGAACTGACCGAGGACCTCGATGAACACGCGATCGACGCCGCAGGCGTAGTACTCGACCGGTTGGCCGCGCTGTACGACCGTCTCTGA
- a CDS encoding NADP-dependent oxidoreductase, translating to MKAVRYHRYGGSEVLAFEEAERPAPAEGQVLVKVAATSFNPVDLGIRAGGLQAVFPLAFPHIPGIEVAGTIAEPGPQVDGHQVGDAVVAFLPMNANGAAAEYALVPADALAAAPQTVELSDAAALPVGGLTAWQALFDDARLEAGQTILINGAGGAVGGFAVQLAHQAGATVTATSSPRTEERLRDYGADRIIGHLDFASDAVDGAPFDVVLNLVPTTPEETAALADLVADGGALVSTTTPPPENPGRGIRTARVFVASKAGQLAELVERVDAGTLRITVADRRPLADLPAVHDEAASGRLVGKTVLIP from the coding sequence ATGAAAGCAGTGCGCTACCACCGCTACGGCGGAAGCGAAGTCCTGGCCTTCGAAGAAGCCGAGCGGCCGGCACCCGCTGAGGGACAGGTGCTCGTGAAGGTGGCCGCCACCTCGTTCAACCCGGTCGACCTCGGGATCCGCGCGGGCGGTCTGCAGGCGGTGTTTCCCTTGGCGTTCCCGCACATTCCGGGCATCGAGGTCGCCGGGACGATCGCCGAACCAGGCCCCCAGGTCGACGGCCATCAGGTCGGCGACGCAGTCGTGGCGTTCCTGCCGATGAACGCCAACGGCGCGGCGGCCGAGTACGCCCTCGTTCCCGCGGACGCGCTGGCCGCCGCCCCGCAGACGGTCGAACTCTCCGACGCCGCCGCGCTGCCGGTCGGCGGGCTGACCGCGTGGCAGGCGCTCTTCGACGACGCTCGACTGGAAGCAGGCCAGACGATCCTGATCAACGGCGCAGGCGGGGCAGTCGGCGGCTTTGCCGTTCAACTCGCGCATCAAGCAGGTGCGACGGTGACTGCGACCTCGAGCCCCCGCACCGAAGAACGCCTCCGCGACTACGGAGCCGACCGGATCATCGGACACCTCGACTTCGCTTCCGACGCGGTCGACGGAGCGCCGTTCGACGTTGTACTCAACCTCGTGCCCACCACTCCGGAAGAGACCGCGGCGCTCGCCGATCTGGTCGCCGACGGCGGAGCGCTGGTCAGCACCACCACTCCCCCGCCGGAAAACCCCGGACGCGGGATCCGGACAGCGCGGGTGTTCGTCGCCAGCAAAGCCGGGCAGCTGGCCGAACTCGTCGAGCGCGTCGACGCGGGGACGTTGCGGATCACCGTCGCCGACCGGCGGCCGCTCGCGGATCTCCCGGCCGTGCACGACGAAGCGGCCTCCGGACGACTCGTCGGCAAGACCGTCCTCATCCCCTGA
- a CDS encoding ABC transporter permease has product MTARWLVRRLALGVLVLFLVSVLVFLVTQALPGDVARIVLGKDATVEQVANLRHQLGLDQPLLEQYGRWLGGLLTGHPGVSLQNKEPVAEILGPRIVNSFTLGFVSMVLILPLSVVAGVLSAARRDSFADKAFVAVTSLSMALPPFVVGMLLIALFATSLLGVLPGVSDIPPGDLPWWHPAELVLPVATLTFMGVMYLGRLVRASVIDALDSEYVQMAVLKGLSRRRILFRHALPNAIAASLPAAGLVAAVTITGVVVVEYVYSYPGLGTALVSAVNAHDLPVLQACVLILAATYYLCNLLADVLAAAGRTR; this is encoded by the coding sequence ATGACCGCGCGCTGGCTCGTGCGGCGGCTCGCGCTCGGCGTGCTCGTGCTGTTTCTGGTCTCGGTGCTGGTTTTCCTGGTGACCCAAGCCTTGCCGGGCGACGTGGCGCGCATCGTCCTCGGCAAGGACGCCACTGTCGAGCAGGTGGCGAACCTGCGTCACCAGCTCGGGCTCGACCAGCCGCTCCTGGAGCAGTACGGCCGCTGGCTGGGTGGACTGCTCACCGGGCATCCGGGAGTGTCGCTGCAGAACAAGGAACCCGTCGCGGAAATCCTCGGGCCGCGGATCGTGAACTCGTTCACCCTCGGCTTCGTCTCGATGGTGCTGATCCTGCCGCTCTCGGTGGTCGCCGGGGTCCTGAGCGCCGCGCGCCGCGACAGTTTCGCGGACAAGGCGTTCGTCGCGGTCACGTCGCTGAGCATGGCGCTGCCGCCGTTCGTCGTGGGGATGCTGCTGATCGCGCTCTTCGCCACCTCGCTGCTCGGGGTGCTGCCGGGAGTCTCGGACATCCCGCCCGGCGACCTGCCGTGGTGGCATCCGGCCGAACTCGTGCTGCCGGTCGCGACGCTCACGTTCATGGGGGTGATGTACTTGGGCCGCTTGGTGCGCGCTTCGGTCATCGACGCGCTCGACAGCGAATACGTGCAGATGGCAGTCCTCAAAGGACTCAGCCGGCGGCGCATCCTGTTCCGGCACGCGCTGCCCAACGCCATCGCCGCGAGCCTGCCCGCGGCCGGTCTGGTCGCGGCCGTCACGATCACCGGCGTCGTGGTGGTCGAATACGTCTACTCGTATCCCGGGCTCGGCACCGCGCTGGTCAGTGCGGTGAACGCGCACGATCTGCCGGTCCTGCAGGCGTGTGTGCTCATCCTCGCGGCCACGTACTACCTGTGCAATCTCCTCGCGGACGTCCTCGCCGCGGCGGGGCGGACCCGATGA
- a CDS encoding TetR/AcrR family transcriptional regulator — MGTEAARIPASRGAATEQRLIAAAERLFAEQGVGAVSLRTVMQAAQTNVAAIHYHFGSKEGLLDAVLRSRLGQVTGERNAVLQEFPEKDVTARELARAFVQPVVAVLESGGECWIRLVGRLLATGGDGLDAVAESFFERNAAFVELLDRLSPGVPRRTLDFRLSQAMTVTLNVLGDVGRTRRLHGPDAAGWTTGQIVDDLVDVVTSVLAGPPGARRRK, encoded by the coding sequence ATGGGCACCGAAGCCGCGCGGATCCCCGCCAGTCGCGGGGCGGCGACCGAGCAGCGCCTGATCGCCGCCGCGGAACGGCTTTTCGCCGAACAGGGCGTCGGCGCGGTGTCGCTGCGGACCGTGATGCAGGCGGCGCAGACGAACGTCGCGGCGATCCACTACCACTTCGGTTCCAAGGAAGGACTGCTCGACGCGGTCCTGCGCAGCCGCCTCGGCCAAGTCACCGGCGAGCGGAACGCGGTGCTGCAAGAGTTCCCCGAAAAGGACGTCACCGCGCGCGAACTGGCCCGCGCGTTCGTGCAGCCGGTGGTCGCGGTGCTCGAATCCGGCGGCGAATGCTGGATCCGGCTGGTCGGCCGGCTGCTGGCGACCGGCGGCGACGGACTCGACGCGGTCGCCGAATCGTTCTTCGAGCGCAACGCCGCGTTCGTCGAACTGCTGGACCGGCTGAGCCCGGGTGTCCCCCGCCGGACGCTCGATTTCCGGCTGTCCCAAGCGATGACCGTGACGCTGAACGTCCTCGGCGACGTCGGCCGCACCCGCCGCCTGCACGGCCCGGACGCGGCCGGCTGGACCACCGGCCAGATCGTCGACGACCTCGTCGACGTCGTGACCTCCGTACTCGCCGGCCCGCCCGGGGCCCGCCGCAGGAAGTGA
- a CDS encoding MarR family winged helix-turn-helix transcriptional regulator, whose translation MADALEPGQLNTYFSLMEAVSLLQHAVTQQLRAEGGLSYVQFELLARLSHSDGPLTMTELADGVVYSRSGLTHQAGLLEKAGLVTRRPSAEDQRATVVAVTEAGRELVEKVLPGHVEVVRRLLVAPLSTSDLDALGGIMARVRDHMRAEPPRSVATRRSSARNEHL comes from the coding sequence ATGGCGGACGCGCTGGAGCCCGGGCAGCTCAACACCTACTTCTCGCTGATGGAGGCGGTGAGCCTGCTGCAGCACGCCGTCACGCAGCAGCTGCGGGCCGAAGGGGGCCTCAGTTACGTGCAGTTCGAGCTGCTCGCCCGGCTCTCTCATTCGGACGGGCCGCTGACGATGACTGAGCTGGCCGACGGTGTCGTCTACAGTCGCAGCGGCCTGACCCATCAGGCGGGCTTGCTCGAAAAGGCTGGCTTGGTCACCCGCAGGCCCAGTGCGGAAGACCAGCGGGCCACCGTCGTCGCTGTCACCGAGGCGGGGCGGGAGCTGGTCGAGAAGGTGCTTCCCGGGCACGTCGAGGTCGTCCGCCGGCTGCTGGTCGCCCCACTGTCCACTTCGGATCTGGACGCGCTGGGCGGCATCATGGCCCGCGTCCGCGACCACATGCGCGCCGAGCCGCCGCGGTCGGTCGCCACTCGCCGGAGCTCGGCGAGAAACGAGCACCTCTAA
- a CDS encoding helix-turn-helix transcriptional regulator: MEDIEAIAVLQDPVRRRLYDYVVSQDHDVSRNEAAEGTGIQRTLAAFHLDKLVDAGLLETESKRLSGRSGPGAGRPAKLYRRSAAERQFSVPARDYRTAADLLAEVAEVARLDTELQAAARREGRAAAGPVEDLAAAKELLAARGYEPRLDGDVLRLVNCPFHVLSQRHPGLVCGMNLALLEGLLEDADGLTARMDPRPGLCCVVVERSKNNES; encoded by the coding sequence GTGGAAGACATCGAGGCGATCGCCGTCCTGCAGGATCCCGTCCGGCGGCGGCTGTACGACTACGTGGTTTCCCAGGACCACGACGTGAGCCGGAACGAGGCGGCCGAGGGCACCGGGATCCAGCGCACGCTCGCTGCTTTCCATCTCGACAAACTCGTGGACGCGGGGCTGCTGGAGACGGAAAGCAAGCGGCTGAGCGGACGTTCGGGCCCGGGTGCCGGCCGTCCGGCGAAGCTCTACCGCCGGTCCGCTGCCGAACGGCAGTTCTCCGTCCCGGCGCGCGACTACCGCACCGCCGCGGATCTGCTGGCCGAGGTCGCGGAAGTCGCCCGGTTGGACACCGAGCTGCAGGCCGCCGCCCGGCGGGAGGGCCGCGCCGCCGCAGGTCCGGTCGAAGATCTCGCCGCCGCGAAGGAACTGCTGGCCGCCCGCGGGTACGAGCCTCGTCTGGACGGCGACGTCCTGCGCCTCGTGAACTGCCCCTTCCATGTCCTCTCGCAGCGGCATCCGGGGCTGGTGTGCGGCATGAATCTGGCGCTGCTGGAAGGGCTGCTCGAAGACGCCGACGGTCTGACGGCCCGCATGGATCCGCGTCCCGGGCTGTGCTGCGTCGTCGTCGAACGTTCTAAAAATAATGAGAGTTGA
- a CDS encoding alpha/beta hydrolase produces the protein MTTRSAGQSWALDIALAQGGFDALHPEGKGTLEQLGHDHADFDKVFAMVRAGAMLPKAWAVVAGQAEERAAHHERLGYRRTASDLYLRAAVMYGRAQYSIFDSGDGRKAKFREHCDSCVARLGELRGNTVRRVELDFEGGKIFGLLHLPAQPVSGAPAVILGPGMDMIKEDYIFAAERYYASRGVVALSIEGPGQGETRARGLTVTLDNYERALETYAEYLAGLSEVDENRIGMFGISMSGYWALRAAAVEGTRLRAVAAFEAVSGDFETIFERAQPSFKNNYMYMAGYADECAFDRDFKEKMPLGDLVTGIRCPVLLGIGEFDELTPVENALETYEKIRAPKEMRVYEDEFHPLGGTAAEVFAFGAEWLMRGLDGEFDTPGRDERFFVHRDGRTTDGSADPRWWLGATPAGLAKARS, from the coding sequence ATGACGACACGGTCGGCCGGGCAGAGCTGGGCTCTGGACATCGCACTGGCGCAGGGCGGTTTCGACGCGTTGCATCCGGAAGGCAAGGGCACGCTCGAACAGCTCGGGCACGATCACGCCGACTTCGACAAGGTGTTCGCGATGGTGCGCGCCGGAGCGATGCTGCCGAAGGCGTGGGCGGTTGTCGCTGGTCAGGCCGAAGAGCGGGCGGCGCACCACGAGCGGCTTGGTTACCGGAGGACGGCGTCGGACCTGTATCTGCGGGCGGCGGTGATGTACGGCCGCGCGCAGTACTCGATCTTCGACTCCGGCGACGGGCGCAAGGCGAAGTTCCGCGAGCACTGCGATTCGTGCGTGGCGCGGCTGGGCGAGCTGCGCGGAAACACAGTCCGGCGGGTCGAGCTGGACTTCGAAGGCGGCAAGATCTTCGGTCTCTTGCACCTGCCAGCGCAGCCGGTTTCCGGTGCTCCGGCGGTGATTCTCGGTCCTGGCATGGACATGATCAAGGAGGACTACATCTTCGCGGCCGAGCGCTACTACGCCTCGCGCGGAGTGGTGGCGCTGTCCATCGAGGGGCCGGGGCAGGGGGAGACGCGGGCGCGCGGGCTGACCGTGACCCTGGACAACTACGAGCGTGCTCTCGAAACCTATGCGGAGTATCTCGCCGGTCTGTCCGAAGTGGACGAAAACCGGATCGGCATGTTCGGCATCAGCATGAGCGGCTACTGGGCGCTGCGCGCCGCGGCGGTGGAGGGGACCCGTTTGCGCGCGGTGGCGGCGTTCGAAGCGGTGTCCGGTGATTTCGAGACGATCTTCGAACGGGCGCAGCCGAGCTTCAAGAACAACTATATGTACATGGCGGGCTATGCCGACGAGTGCGCGTTTGACCGCGACTTCAAGGAAAAGATGCCGCTGGGCGACCTGGTGACGGGCATCAGGTGCCCCGTGCTGCTGGGCATCGGCGAATTCGACGAGCTGACACCGGTGGAGAACGCGCTCGAGACCTACGAGAAAATCCGCGCTCCCAAGGAAATGCGCGTCTACGAGGACGAATTCCATCCGCTGGGCGGGACGGCGGCGGAGGTCTTCGCGTTCGGTGCGGAATGGCTGATGCGCGGGCTGGACGGGGAGTTCGACACGCCGGGCCGGGATGAGCGGTTCTTCGTCCACCGGGACGGCCGCACCACCGACGGATCGGCGGACCCGCGTTGGTGGCTCGGCGCGACTCCGGCTGGTTTGGCGAAGGCCCGGAGCTAA
- a CDS encoding DoxX family membrane protein, with protein sequence MDFGLLVLRLMLSVAMGAHGLMQVFGLFGGAGMAHFENLLRGYGFSHNIEFLTWLTGITEVGGAVLLALGLLTPLAAAGLLGVALSAVRVKWEGGLFGSTGPGFELELTLAAMALALLLTGPGWYALDRHTAWRQKPLGFAVGGLFLSVCAAVAVGSLF encoded by the coding sequence TTGGACTTCGGTCTGCTGGTGCTGCGGCTGATGCTGTCGGTCGCGATGGGGGCGCACGGGCTGATGCAAGTCTTCGGCCTGTTCGGCGGCGCGGGAATGGCGCACTTCGAGAACCTGTTGCGGGGCTACGGGTTCAGCCACAACATCGAGTTCCTGACGTGGCTGACCGGCATCACCGAGGTCGGCGGCGCGGTCCTGCTGGCACTGGGCCTGCTGACCCCGCTCGCCGCGGCCGGCCTGCTGGGCGTGGCACTGAGCGCGGTCCGCGTGAAGTGGGAGGGCGGCCTGTTCGGCAGCACCGGCCCGGGATTCGAACTGGAACTGACCCTCGCGGCGATGGCGCTGGCCCTGCTGCTGACCGGCCCCGGCTGGTACGCGCTGGACCGCCACACGGCTTGGCGGCAGAAACCGCTGGGCTTCGCGGTGGGCGGGCTGTTCCTGTCGGTTTGTGCGGCTGTGGCGGTGGGATCGCTTTTCTGA
- a CDS encoding dipeptide ABC transporter ATP-binding protein, translating to MAKEVVVSGVTVETAGHAIVQDLGFELGRGEVLGVVGESGSGKSTLALALLGFARTGATITGGQVVVDGVDLLSLPPAELRRARGRKVAYVPQDPATALNPSLRVSTQLTEGLDPPALPRVRQLLGTVGLPSDDAFLRRRPRQLSGGQQQRVAIAMAIAAGPRLIVLDEPTTGLDVSTQSRVLDLVRELCRTRDLAAIYVSHDLAVVADVADQVMVMYGGEVVEHGAARAVLTRAAHPYTRALLAAVPSATHRHRLVPIRGRAPSIDDARAGCSFAPRCDYATLSCDTTYPVLSLAPSGALARCLHAEEVARNFLSVPRAPEPVAPPADQAALLSVSRLNASYHGRQVVFDVSFDLRPGQCLAVVGESGSGKTTMSRCLAGLHSEQHGDVTFDGKPVPPTAARRDSRTRRELQYVFQNPYGSLSPHRTVEDSLLVALRHYFGVTTREGRRRARAALDRVEIPSRLADRYPSELSGGQRQRVAIARALVCEPKLIICDEVTSALDVSVQASVVELLRSLMDDGPSMIFVTHNLAVVRSIADEVVVLSEGRAVESGRTDQVLTSPSHAYTRSLLAATLDVPEISPR from the coding sequence GTGGCCAAGGAAGTCGTGGTGTCGGGCGTGACCGTCGAAACCGCCGGACACGCCATCGTGCAGGACCTCGGCTTCGAACTCGGCCGCGGCGAAGTCCTCGGCGTGGTCGGCGAATCGGGTTCCGGCAAAAGCACCCTCGCGCTCGCGTTGCTGGGTTTCGCCCGCACCGGCGCGACGATCACCGGCGGCCAGGTCGTCGTCGACGGAGTAGACCTGCTTTCCTTGCCGCCAGCGGAATTGCGCCGCGCACGAGGCCGGAAAGTCGCTTATGTACCGCAGGATCCGGCGACCGCGCTCAACCCGAGCCTGCGCGTCTCGACCCAGCTGACCGAAGGATTGGACCCGCCCGCGCTGCCCCGGGTGCGGCAGTTGCTGGGCACCGTCGGGCTGCCCAGCGACGACGCCTTCCTGCGCCGCCGCCCGCGCCAGCTTTCCGGCGGCCAGCAGCAACGGGTCGCCATCGCGATGGCCATCGCCGCCGGTCCGCGGCTGATCGTGCTCGACGAACCGACGACCGGACTCGACGTCTCCACCCAGTCCCGGGTGCTCGACCTGGTGCGCGAACTGTGCCGGACCCGCGACCTGGCGGCGATCTACGTCTCGCACGACCTCGCGGTGGTCGCCGACGTCGCCGACCAAGTGATGGTCATGTACGGCGGCGAAGTCGTCGAACACGGCGCCGCTCGCGCTGTGCTCACTCGCGCCGCGCATCCCTACACCCGCGCATTGCTGGCGGCCGTGCCGTCCGCGACCCACCGGCACCGGCTGGTCCCCATTCGTGGCCGGGCTCCCAGTATCGACGACGCCCGTGCCGGATGTTCCTTCGCGCCGCGATGCGACTACGCCACTTTATCTTGCGACACAACATATCCAGTGTTGTCACTCGCGCCCTCCGGAGCCCTCGCACGGTGCCTTCACGCCGAGGAAGTCGCCCGGAATTTCCTGAGCGTGCCGCGCGCTCCCGAGCCCGTCGCGCCTCCCGCGGACCAGGCCGCCCTGTTGTCGGTCTCCAGGCTGAACGCCAGCTACCACGGACGACAGGTCGTCTTCGACGTCTCCTTCGACCTGCGGCCAGGCCAATGCCTCGCCGTGGTCGGCGAATCAGGCAGCGGCAAGACCACCATGTCCCGCTGCCTGGCCGGATTGCACTCCGAACAGCACGGCGACGTGACCTTCGACGGCAAGCCAGTCCCGCCCACCGCCGCCCGGCGAGACTCCCGCACCCGGCGCGAACTGCAGTACGTCTTCCAGAATCCTTATGGCTCGTTGAGTCCACATCGGACCGTCGAAGACAGCCTCCTGGTCGCCCTGCGCCACTACTTCGGCGTGACCACGCGCGAAGGCCGCCGCCGGGCCCGCGCCGCACTCGACCGCGTCGAAATCCCGTCGCGGCTGGCTGACCGCTACCCGTCGGAACTGTCCGGCGGACAACGCCAGCGAGTCGCCATCGCCCGGGCTCTGGTGTGCGAGCCGAAGCTGATCATCTGCGACGAGGTGACGTCCGCTTTGGACGTTTCCGTGCAAGCGTCCGTCGTCGAACTCCTGCGCTCGTTGATGGACGACGGCCCGTCGATGATCTTCGTGACGCACAATCTGGCGGTGGTGCGCAGCATTGCGGACGAGGTCGTCGTGCTCAGCGAGGGCCGGGCCGTCGAATCGGGACGAACGGACCAGGTGCTCACGTCGCCGTCGCATGCGTACACGAGAAGCCTGCTCGCGGCGACGCTGGACGTCCCAGAGATCAGTCCTCGCTGA